In Quercus robur chromosome 11, dhQueRobu3.1, whole genome shotgun sequence, the following proteins share a genomic window:
- the LOC126706375 gene encoding metacaspase-1-like isoform X1: protein MEKTATRKRCNTQHSVTKPQSKCKCIVPTGGQSGDNQERHHRFTQFVKIFAERFKNKFSSSGESTNVSSMNVKPSGTGSAETHPRKRALLCGVTYKNKKYKLKGTVNDVKSMRNFLIDKYDYPEECIRVLTEEEEENFSPTKKNIQESLKWLVEGSESGDSLVFYFSGHGLRQPDFNDDERDGFDETICPVDFMQEGMILDNEINSTIVWPLKEGVTLHAIVDACHSGTILDLEHVYNRERNEWEDNSAPSKARKSTSGGIAICLSACEDDKMAADTTAFTGKAMAGAMTYLMIETVRNNAEVTYGLLLDKMHEMVEQFNNKSCLGKFLPGVLYHRKIQNALLSSSETFDVYEKKFLL, encoded by the exons atggaaaaaacagCTACACGCAAACGGTGCAATACACAACATTCAGTAACAAAACCGCAGTCAAAATGCAAATGTATTGTCCCAACAGGCGGGCAGTCAGGTGACAACCAAGAACGGCATCATCGGTTTAcacaatttgttaaaatttttgctGAGAGGTTCAAGAATAAGTTCTCAAGCAGTGGTGAAAGCACAAATGTTTCTTCAATGAATGTTAAGCCATCTGGGACAGGTTCTGCAGAGACACACCCAAGGAAGAGGGCACTTCTTTGTGGGGTTACTTATAAGAATAAGAAATACAAGCTCAAGGGAACTGTTAATGATGTGAAGTCCATGAGAAATTTTTTGATTGATAAATATGATTATCCCGAAGAGTGCATTCGCGTCCTCACAG aagaagaagaagaaaattttagtcCAACGAAGAAAAACATACAAGAATCTTTGAAATGGCTTGTGGAGGGTTCAGAATCTGGAGACTCATTGGTGTTCTACTTCTCTGGACATGGCTTACGGCAACCTGATTTCAATGACGACGAGCGTGATGGGTTCGATGAAACTATTTGTCCTGTTGATTTTATGCAAGAGGGCATGATTCTTGATAATGAAATAAATTCCACCATTGTTTGGCCACTCAAGGAGGGTGTCACACTTCATGCAATCGTCGATGCTTGTCATAGTGGAACTATTCTTGATTTGGAACATGTATACAACCGAGAAAG AAATGAATGGGAAGATAACAGCGCTCCGTCAAAAGCTAGAAAAAGTACAAGCGGTGGAATTGCAATTTGTCTCAGTGCTTGTGAAGATGATAAAATGGCTGCCGATACCACT GCTTTCACGGGAAAAGCAATGGCTGGTGCAATGACTTACCTTATGATCGAAACGGTCAGGAACAATGCCGAAGTAACATACGGACTCCTACTGGATAAAATGCATGAGATGGTTGAACAGTTTAACAATAAATCATGCCTCGGAAAGTTCTTACCAGGAGTTTTATATCACAGAAAAATACAG
- the LOC126706375 gene encoding metacaspase-1-like isoform X2 → MEGSSSLSPGGQSGDNQERHHRFTQFVKIFAERFKNKFSSSGESTNVSSMNVKPSGTGSAETHPRKRALLCGVTYKNKKYKLKGTVNDVKSMRNFLIDKYDYPEECIRVLTEEEEENFSPTKKNIQESLKWLVEGSESGDSLVFYFSGHGLRQPDFNDDERDGFDETICPVDFMQEGMILDNEINSTIVWPLKEGVTLHAIVDACHSGTILDLEHVYNRERNEWEDNSAPSKARKSTSGGIAICLSACEDDKMAADTTAFTGKAMAGAMTYLMIETVRNNAEVTYGLLLDKMHEMVEQFNNKSCLGKFLPGVLYHRKIQNALLSSSETFDVYEKKFLL, encoded by the exons atggAGGGCTCTTCATCTTTATCACCAG GCGGGCAGTCAGGTGACAACCAAGAACGGCATCATCGGTTTAcacaatttgttaaaatttttgctGAGAGGTTCAAGAATAAGTTCTCAAGCAGTGGTGAAAGCACAAATGTTTCTTCAATGAATGTTAAGCCATCTGGGACAGGTTCTGCAGAGACACACCCAAGGAAGAGGGCACTTCTTTGTGGGGTTACTTATAAGAATAAGAAATACAAGCTCAAGGGAACTGTTAATGATGTGAAGTCCATGAGAAATTTTTTGATTGATAAATATGATTATCCCGAAGAGTGCATTCGCGTCCTCACAG aagaagaagaagaaaattttagtcCAACGAAGAAAAACATACAAGAATCTTTGAAATGGCTTGTGGAGGGTTCAGAATCTGGAGACTCATTGGTGTTCTACTTCTCTGGACATGGCTTACGGCAACCTGATTTCAATGACGACGAGCGTGATGGGTTCGATGAAACTATTTGTCCTGTTGATTTTATGCAAGAGGGCATGATTCTTGATAATGAAATAAATTCCACCATTGTTTGGCCACTCAAGGAGGGTGTCACACTTCATGCAATCGTCGATGCTTGTCATAGTGGAACTATTCTTGATTTGGAACATGTATACAACCGAGAAAG AAATGAATGGGAAGATAACAGCGCTCCGTCAAAAGCTAGAAAAAGTACAAGCGGTGGAATTGCAATTTGTCTCAGTGCTTGTGAAGATGATAAAATGGCTGCCGATACCACT GCTTTCACGGGAAAAGCAATGGCTGGTGCAATGACTTACCTTATGATCGAAACGGTCAGGAACAATGCCGAAGTAACATACGGACTCCTACTGGATAAAATGCATGAGATGGTTGAACAGTTTAACAATAAATCATGCCTCGGAAAGTTCTTACCAGGAGTTTTATATCACAGAAAAATACAG